A genomic segment from Amycolatopsis camponoti encodes:
- a CDS encoding FAD-binding oxidoreductase, giving the protein MGDVAARLAEIVGDKNLLTGEAISEDYAHDEALNAEPQRPAYVAKPATAEEVAELLKAATEHNVPVTARGSGSGLSGAARPREDGLLISFERMNQVLEVDTGNHVAVVQPGVTLAELDVKTAEAGLSYTVYPGELSASVGGNVGTNAGGMRAVKYGVTRNNVLGLQAVLPTGEILRTGGKTSKISTGYDLTQLIIGSEGTLALATEITVKLHPRLTHGATVLAPFGDFGQVMAAVPAIVSSGLGPHILEYIDNMTMAAIVYNEKLELGVPDKIRDTSEAYLVVALENRENGRLHEDIETVGELLGELGATDVYVLEGPAARKLIEAREKAFWTAKAAGADDVIDVVVPRTAMPPFITKARELAMAAGGGAIGCGHAGDGNVHLAIFCKDADKRKQLLTDIFADAMERGGAISGEHGLGRTKASYHQALEDPAKIELMRRIKQSFDPAGILNPGVLFPEGTA; this is encoded by the coding sequence ATGGGCGACGTGGCGGCACGGCTGGCCGAGATAGTCGGGGACAAGAACCTGCTGACCGGCGAAGCGATCTCCGAGGACTACGCACACGACGAAGCTCTGAACGCGGAGCCGCAGAGGCCGGCGTACGTCGCGAAGCCGGCAACCGCGGAAGAAGTCGCGGAGCTGCTGAAGGCCGCGACAGAACACAACGTGCCCGTAACCGCGCGAGGCTCCGGAAGCGGGCTCTCCGGCGCCGCGCGACCGCGTGAAGACGGACTGCTGATCTCCTTCGAGCGGATGAACCAGGTCCTGGAAGTCGACACCGGGAACCACGTCGCCGTCGTCCAGCCCGGCGTCACGCTCGCCGAGCTCGACGTCAAGACCGCCGAAGCCGGACTCAGCTACACCGTCTACCCCGGTGAGCTGAGCGCGAGCGTGGGCGGGAACGTCGGCACCAACGCCGGCGGGATGCGGGCCGTCAAGTACGGCGTCACCCGCAACAACGTCCTCGGCCTGCAGGCCGTCCTGCCGACCGGCGAGATCCTCCGGACCGGTGGCAAGACGTCGAAGATCTCCACCGGCTACGACCTCACGCAGCTGATCATCGGCTCCGAGGGCACGCTCGCGCTGGCCACGGAGATCACCGTCAAGCTGCACCCGCGGCTCACCCACGGCGCCACCGTGCTCGCCCCGTTCGGCGACTTCGGCCAGGTCATGGCCGCCGTGCCGGCGATCGTCTCCAGCGGCCTCGGGCCGCACATCCTCGAGTACATCGACAACATGACGATGGCCGCCATCGTCTACAACGAGAAGCTCGAGCTCGGCGTCCCGGACAAGATCCGCGACACCAGCGAGGCCTACCTCGTGGTGGCGCTGGAGAACCGCGAGAACGGACGCCTGCACGAGGACATCGAGACGGTCGGCGAGCTGCTCGGCGAACTCGGCGCCACCGATGTCTACGTCCTCGAAGGCCCCGCCGCGCGCAAGCTGATCGAAGCACGCGAGAAGGCCTTCTGGACGGCGAAGGCGGCCGGCGCCGACGACGTGATCGACGTCGTCGTGCCGCGCACCGCGATGCCGCCGTTCATCACGAAGGCGCGCGAGCTGGCGATGGCCGCGGGCGGCGGCGCGATCGGCTGCGGGCACGCCGGCGACGGCAACGTCCACCTCGCGATCTTCTGCAAGGACGCGGACAAGCGGAAGCAGCTGCTCACCGACATCTTCGCGGACGCCATGGAACGAGGCGGCGCGATCTCCGGCGAGCACGGCCTCGGCCGCACGAAGGCGAGCTACCACCAGGCACTCGAAGACCCGGCGAAGATCGAGCTGATGCGCCGGATCAAACAGAGCTTCGACCCCGCCGGGATCCTCAACCCCGGCGTTCTCTTCCCCGAAGGAACCGCATGA
- a CDS encoding SAM-dependent methyltransferase — MSEDEHAKRGIDLERPNAARVYDYMIGGELNYAVDRMFADQIQHVLPNARHMALTNRAWLRRAARFAAEQGVRQFLDIGSGMPTVGHVHEVVQAIDPASRVVYVDNEPIAVAHSEIVLEGNDNAAMVQADAEYPDEVLEHPTTEAMLDFSEPVMVIMAAFVHFIPDERDPAGLIATYRDVLAPGSYLALSSGTWEGQGEESQRSVALYEKSGTPLTLRSPDELRALVKGFEILPPGVVFTPEWRPDAPLEDPPEQSGGLALVARR; from the coding sequence ATGAGCGAAGACGAACACGCGAAGCGGGGCATCGACCTCGAAAGACCGAACGCGGCGCGCGTGTACGACTACATGATCGGCGGCGAACTGAACTACGCCGTCGACCGGATGTTCGCCGACCAGATCCAGCACGTGTTGCCGAACGCGCGGCACATGGCGCTGACCAACCGGGCGTGGCTGCGTCGCGCGGCGCGGTTCGCGGCGGAGCAGGGTGTCCGGCAGTTCCTCGACATCGGCTCGGGGATGCCGACGGTCGGGCACGTGCACGAGGTCGTCCAGGCGATCGACCCGGCGTCGCGCGTCGTGTACGTCGACAACGAGCCGATCGCGGTCGCGCACAGCGAGATCGTCCTGGAGGGCAACGACAACGCGGCGATGGTCCAGGCCGACGCCGAGTACCCGGACGAGGTGCTGGAGCACCCGACCACCGAGGCGATGCTCGACTTCAGCGAGCCCGTGATGGTGATCATGGCGGCGTTCGTCCACTTCATCCCGGACGAGCGCGACCCCGCGGGACTGATCGCCACCTACCGCGACGTCCTCGCGCCGGGCAGCTACCTCGCGCTGTCGTCGGGCACGTGGGAGGGGCAGGGCGAGGAGTCCCAACGCTCGGTCGCGCTGTACGAGAAGAGCGGCACACCCCTGACGCTGCGGTCGCCCGACGAGCTGCGGGCGCTGGTCAAGGGCTTCGAGATCCTGCCGCCGGGCGTGGTGTTCACGCCCGAGTGGCGTCCGGACGCGCCACTCGAAGACCCGCCGGAACAGTCCGGCGGCCTGGCACTCGTGGCGCGGCGATGA
- a CDS encoding SAM-dependent methyltransferase — MSEDEYARRGIDLDKPNPARVYDYILGGRLNYAVDRMFADQVLAAQPNARERAQLNRQWLRRAIRFGLDQGIRQFLDIGSGMPTVGHVHEVAHAIDPTARVVYVDNEPVAVAHSEIVLEDNENAVMVHADAEFPDDVLEHETTEMMLDLDQPVMVVMALFVHFIPDERDPARIVSAYRDALAPGSYLAMSSATPEQQSDGTARAVAMYQKSANPVTPRTADELRALVDGFEILDPGVVFIPQWRPDDPADVPANPAECGGLALVARKN, encoded by the coding sequence ATGAGTGAAGACGAGTACGCGCGGCGTGGCATCGACCTCGACAAGCCGAACCCCGCGCGCGTGTACGACTACATCCTCGGTGGCCGGCTCAACTACGCCGTCGACCGGATGTTCGCCGACCAGGTGCTCGCCGCCCAGCCGAACGCGCGGGAGCGCGCGCAGCTGAACCGGCAGTGGCTGCGCCGGGCCATCCGGTTCGGGTTGGACCAGGGCATCCGGCAGTTCCTGGACATCGGCTCGGGCATGCCGACCGTCGGGCACGTTCACGAGGTCGCGCACGCGATCGACCCGACGGCGCGCGTCGTCTACGTCGACAACGAGCCGGTCGCCGTGGCGCACAGCGAGATCGTGCTGGAAGACAACGAGAACGCGGTGATGGTGCACGCCGACGCCGAGTTCCCGGACGACGTCCTGGAGCACGAGACCACCGAGATGATGCTGGACCTCGACCAGCCGGTGATGGTCGTGATGGCGCTGTTCGTGCACTTCATCCCGGACGAGCGTGATCCCGCCCGGATCGTCTCCGCCTACCGCGACGCGCTCGCGCCCGGCAGCTACCTGGCGATGTCGTCGGCGACCCCGGAGCAGCAGAGCGACGGCACCGCCCGCGCCGTCGCGATGTACCAGAAGAGCGCCAACCCGGTGACGCCCCGCACGGCCGACGAGCTGCGCGCGCTCGTCGACGGGTTCGAGATCCTCGACCCGGGCGTCGTCTTCATCCCGCAGTGGCGGCCGGACGACCCGGCCGACGTGCCGGCGAACCCGGCCGAGTGCGGCGGGCTGGCCCTGGTGGCGCGCAAGAACTAG
- a CDS encoding acetolactate synthase large subunit, producing MSELNGAQSLIRTLVDAGVEVCFANPGTSEMHFVAALDTVPEMRGVLALFEGVVTGAADGYARIADKPAATLLHLGPGLGNGLANLHNARRAHTPIVNVVGDHATYHKQYDAPLESDIEALAGSLEGWVRRSEHTKDVGADAAAAVAASQDAPGRVATLILPADASWGDGGETCAPVPPRVPQAVDATTVKDVAAVFGTGETVALLIGGAACREEGLRAASRIGAATGAKVFVETFPSRLERGAGLPTIERLGYLAEQVTYQLDGVKHLVVAGTKAPVSFFAYPGKPSDLVPEGAQVHTLASVGQDVTRALNEVADVVAADTEPVLQQPSRPALPSGPLTPQNWVDVIGALLPENAIIADEANTSGLLLPTATAGAPRHDVLTLTGGAIGYGMPVATGAAVAGRDRPVLNLQSDGSALYTISALWTQARENLNVTTVLLNNRAYAILRLELQRVGAASDGPKANDLLDLSRPDMDFVKIAEGMGVPATRATTAEELAEQLQRAFAEPGPHLIDAAVPPLL from the coding sequence ATGAGTGAGCTGAACGGCGCCCAGTCCCTGATCCGCACGCTGGTCGACGCCGGCGTCGAGGTGTGCTTCGCGAACCCCGGCACGTCGGAGATGCACTTCGTCGCCGCGCTCGACACCGTGCCCGAGATGCGGGGCGTGCTCGCGCTGTTCGAGGGGGTCGTCACCGGCGCCGCCGACGGGTACGCCCGGATCGCGGACAAGCCAGCCGCGACGCTGCTGCACCTCGGCCCCGGCCTGGGCAACGGCCTGGCGAACCTGCACAACGCGCGGCGCGCGCACACGCCGATCGTCAACGTCGTCGGCGACCACGCGACCTACCACAAGCAGTACGACGCGCCGCTGGAGTCGGACATCGAGGCCCTCGCGGGCTCGCTGGAAGGCTGGGTGCGCCGTTCGGAGCACACCAAGGACGTCGGGGCGGACGCCGCCGCCGCGGTCGCCGCTTCGCAGGACGCGCCCGGCCGCGTGGCGACGCTGATCCTGCCCGCCGACGCTTCGTGGGGTGACGGCGGCGAGACGTGCGCACCGGTGCCGCCGCGCGTGCCGCAGGCCGTCGACGCGACCACCGTCAAGGACGTCGCCGCGGTGTTCGGCACCGGCGAAACGGTGGCGCTGCTCATCGGCGGCGCCGCGTGCCGCGAGGAGGGGCTGCGCGCGGCGAGCCGGATCGGTGCCGCGACCGGCGCGAAGGTGTTCGTCGAGACGTTCCCGTCTCGTCTCGAGCGCGGCGCGGGCCTGCCGACGATCGAACGGCTCGGGTACCTCGCCGAGCAGGTCACCTACCAGCTCGACGGGGTCAAGCACCTCGTCGTCGCGGGCACGAAGGCGCCGGTGTCGTTCTTCGCCTACCCGGGCAAGCCGAGCGACCTCGTGCCCGAAGGCGCCCAGGTGCACACGCTCGCGTCCGTGGGCCAGGACGTCACACGCGCGCTGAACGAGGTCGCGGACGTCGTCGCCGCGGACACCGAGCCGGTGCTGCAGCAGCCGTCCCGGCCCGCACTGCCGTCCGGGCCGCTGACTCCGCAGAACTGGGTCGACGTCATCGGCGCGCTGCTGCCGGAGAACGCGATCATCGCCGACGAGGCCAACACGTCCGGCCTGCTGCTGCCGACGGCGACGGCCGGCGCGCCGCGGCACGACGTGCTGACGCTCACCGGCGGCGCGATCGGCTACGGCATGCCGGTGGCGACCGGCGCGGCGGTGGCGGGACGGGACCGTCCCGTCCTGAACCTGCAATCGGACGGCAGCGCGCTCTACACGATCTCCGCGCTGTGGACGCAAGCGCGGGAGAACCTGAACGTCACGACGGTGCTGCTCAACAACCGCGCGTACGCGATCCTGCGGCTGGAGCTGCAGCGCGTCGGCGCGGCGTCGGACGGCCCGAAGGCCAACGACCTGCTCGACCTCTCGCGACCGGACATGGACTTCGTGAAGATCGCGGAGGGCATGGGCGTGCCGGCGACGCGGGCGACGACCGCCGAGGAGCTCGCCGAGCAGCTGCAGCGGGCTTTCGCGGAACCGGGTCCGCACCTCATCGACGCGGCGGTGCCGCCGCTGCTCTGA
- a CDS encoding aldo/keto reductase, whose translation MTSTYTFDDGVSVRRLGFGAMRLTEWDHVPAGAATVARRAAELGVTFFDTADAYDLGLNEELLADALHPYAGLFIATKCGHARPSRGEWVPLGRPEYLRQQAELSLRRLRVERLDLLQLHRLDPQVSLADQIGALARLRDEGKVARIGLSEVSVAQLAEARSIAPIESVQNRYNLTDRASDDVLDYCEREGIAFVPWLPIARGDHAAAGGVLGKVAAGLGATPAQVSLAWLLRRSPVVIPIPGTSSVAHLEENCGVADITLSDDDFARLSEQA comes from the coding sequence ATGACATCGACGTACACCTTCGACGACGGCGTTTCCGTGCGGCGGCTCGGTTTCGGCGCGATGCGGCTCACCGAGTGGGACCACGTGCCTGCCGGTGCCGCGACGGTCGCGCGCCGGGCGGCCGAGCTCGGCGTGACGTTCTTCGACACGGCCGACGCCTACGACCTGGGGCTGAACGAGGAGTTGCTCGCCGACGCGCTGCACCCGTACGCAGGGCTGTTCATCGCGACGAAGTGCGGGCACGCGCGCCCGAGCCGGGGCGAATGGGTGCCGCTCGGCCGGCCCGAATACCTGCGGCAGCAGGCGGAACTCTCGCTGCGGCGCCTGCGCGTCGAGCGCCTCGACCTGCTGCAGCTGCACCGGCTCGACCCGCAGGTGTCGCTCGCCGACCAGATCGGCGCGCTCGCGCGGCTGCGGGACGAGGGCAAGGTCGCGCGGATCGGGTTGTCCGAGGTCAGCGTCGCGCAGCTGGCCGAAGCGCGGTCCATCGCGCCGATCGAGAGCGTCCAGAACCGGTACAACCTGACCGACCGCGCGTCCGACGACGTCCTCGACTACTGCGAGCGCGAAGGAATCGCGTTCGTGCCCTGGCTGCCGATCGCACGCGGCGACCACGCCGCGGCGGGGGGCGTGCTCGGAAAGGTCGCGGCCGGTCTCGGCGCGACACCCGCCCAGGTGTCGCTCGCCTGGCTGCTGCGCCGGTCGCCGGTGGTGATCCCGATTCCCGGCACGTCGTCGGTCGCGCACCTGGAAGAAAACTGCGGCGTCGCGGATATCACGCTTTCCGACGACGATTTCGCGAGGTTGTCCGAGCAGGCGTGA
- a CDS encoding SAM-dependent methyltransferase, which produces MTDEHAKREIDFDKPNAARVYDYLIGGKLNYAIDRMFAEKILAVRPESKELALMNRRWLRRAVRFGAEQGIRQFLDIGSGMPTVGHVHEVVQAIDPASRVVYVDNEPVAVAHSEIVLKDNENAEMVQADAEIPADVLEHDTTEMLLDFDQPVMLIMAAFVHFIPDERDPAGLIATYRDALAPGSYFALSSGTFEGQGEEVRRAAEMYQKSGTNVVARSKDELRALLDGFEILPPGIVFTPEWRPDDPADVGEHPELASQLALVARKN; this is translated from the coding sequence ATGACCGACGAACACGCGAAGCGCGAGATCGACTTCGACAAGCCGAACGCGGCGCGCGTGTACGACTACCTGATCGGCGGCAAGCTGAACTACGCCATCGACCGGATGTTCGCCGAGAAGATCCTGGCCGTGCGGCCGGAGTCCAAGGAGCTGGCCCTGATGAACCGGCGCTGGCTGCGCCGGGCCGTCCGGTTCGGCGCCGAGCAGGGAATCCGCCAGTTCCTGGACATCGGCTCGGGCATGCCGACTGTCGGGCACGTTCACGAGGTCGTCCAGGCGATCGACCCCGCGTCCCGGGTCGTCTACGTCGACAACGAGCCGGTCGCCGTCGCGCACAGCGAGATCGTGCTGAAGGACAACGAGAACGCCGAGATGGTGCAGGCCGACGCGGAGATCCCGGCGGACGTCCTGGAGCACGACACGACCGAGATGCTGCTGGACTTCGACCAGCCGGTCATGCTGATCATGGCCGCGTTCGTGCACTTCATCCCGGACGAGCGCGACCCCGCGGGACTGATCGCCACCTACCGCGACGCGCTCGCCCCGGGCAGCTACTTCGCGCTGTCGTCGGGCACGTTCGAGGGCCAGGGCGAGGAGGTCCGGCGCGCCGCGGAGATGTACCAGAAGAGCGGCACCAACGTCGTGGCCCGCTCGAAGGACGAGCTGCGCGCGCTGCTGGACGGCTTCGAGATCCTGCCGCCGGGGATCGTGTTCACGCCGGAATGGCGGCCGGACGACCCCGCCGACGTGGGCGAGCACCCGGAGCTGGCGAGCCAGCTCGCCCTGGTGGCGCGCAAGAACTGA
- a CDS encoding DUF3830 family protein, translated as MARYITITLDKRGVSCRARLLDDEAPRTCKAVWDALPQSGSAYHAKYARNEVYTLVPPFAEPKPGRENPTITPIPGDVVYFGFEAWEIGNPAYGYEEDSEAHGDQGATDLAIFYGRNNLLINGDAGWVPGNVFATIEEGLAEMAAAAQDLWLRGVEGETLSFARA; from the coding sequence ATGGCCCGGTACATCACGATCACCCTGGACAAGCGCGGGGTTTCCTGCCGGGCCCGGCTGCTCGACGACGAGGCGCCGCGCACCTGCAAGGCGGTGTGGGACGCGCTGCCGCAGAGCGGTTCGGCCTACCACGCGAAGTACGCGCGCAACGAGGTCTACACGCTCGTGCCGCCGTTCGCGGAGCCGAAGCCCGGGCGGGAGAACCCGACGATCACGCCGATCCCCGGCGACGTCGTGTACTTCGGCTTCGAAGCCTGGGAGATCGGCAACCCCGCGTACGGCTACGAAGAGGACAGCGAGGCGCACGGCGACCAGGGCGCGACCGACCTCGCGATCTTCTACGGGCGCAACAACCTGCTGATCAACGGCGACGCGGGCTGGGTACCCGGCAACGTGTTCGCCACGATCGAGGAGGGCCTCGCCGAGATGGCGGCGGCCGCGCAGGACCTCTGGCTGCGAGGGGTCGAAGGCGAGACGCTCTCGTTCGCGCGAGCCTGA